Genomic DNA from Pseudochaenichthys georgianus unplaced genomic scaffold, fPseGeo1.2 scaffold_549_arrow_ctg1, whole genome shotgun sequence:
AGATATCGCTGGAAAGCTCCGtcactcctgcacaatctcatctgATCCAAATaaggtcatttcctttgtatcagcaaccaatcgtgaaagcacaaaggggtcttaaaccaagaaacgaaatctcattggctggtgtcaatttctgacaacgtgatgcgtcacgtggtgtgctaaaacacttcctggttagctttccgctagaaattgaaatctcaattTATCTGTGTCTGTCCCTGCAGCTCTCTCTGTCCTTAGCTCATTTGGTGCTGTATCCGGTTATAAACTCAATTTAAGTAAAACCGAATTGTTCCCTTTAAATAGAGCGGCGCGTGAGTTCCCTCTACATAGTCTACCATTTAAAATTGCACTACACAGCTTCACTTACCTCGGGATCCAGGTGACCGATACATTTAAAGATCTTTATAAAGCTAATTTTACCCCCCTTTTGTCCCGCGTACAGGAAGACTTCGACCGCTGGTCAGTGTTACATCTGTCTCTGGTTGCCCGAATTAACTCTATAAAGATGAATATACTCCCCAAATTTCTATATTTATTTCAATGTGTGCCCATTTTCCtcactcaaacttttttcagagAGATACCACAGCTCCTTCAGTGAGGCTGCTGCTCCACGGTGTTTCAGAGAGATACCACAGCTCCTTCAGTGAGGCTGCTGCTCCACGGTGTTTCAGAGAGATACCACAGCTCCTTCAGTGAGGCTGCTGCTCCACGGTGTTTCAGAGAGAGATACCACAGCTCCTTCAGTGAGGCTGCTGCTCCACGGTGTTTCAGAGAGATACCACAGCTCCTTCAGTGAGGCTGCTGCTCCACGGTGTTTCAGAGAGATACCACAGCTCCTTCAGTGAGGCTGCTGCTCCACGGTGTTTCAGAGAGAGATACCACAGCTCCTTCAGTGAGGCTGCTGCTCCACGGTGTTTCACGAAGAGATACCACAGCTCCTTCAGTGAGGCTGCTGCTCCACGGTGTTTCAGAGATACCACAGCTCCTTCAGTGAGGCTGCTGCTCCACGGTGTTTCACGAAGAGATACCACAGCTCCGGTATGCACCGGAACGGATTGACGGTATTCTTATTATTTGATGTacgtatttatacattttaatttcTAGTTGTTATATTTGTTCATACATTTTGGTAATTTTCTTTTATGTCACCTATTCATATTTGattagaaataataataataatatattttatttctatagcgcttttcttgaacccaaagacgctttacattttcgAGGGAgggtaaaaaaaacaaagccaaaaagaaacagaaaagcagtcaggaggaagttgattgagaggggggggggggcttatggatacagtcaatcaatcaatcaatgtttatttatagcccaatatcacaaatgttacatttgtctcagtggtcttcacagtgtgtacagaatatcagtatgacaacacgacaccctctgtccttagaccctcacatcgtccgaagaaaacccacagtttaaagggaaaatgggagaaacatcagggagagcaacagaggagggatccctttcccaggacggacagactgcaatagatgccgtgtgtaaattgaaaagataatacatgtgCAACATAAGTAGTCcatatgtttggaaatgcatgtgtgtataataggaagatgaatccacgaggatatccatccaggaccgatgatccaggaccacagccacgactcaagatccagcgctcgcgatccaggaccgcaggatcatccatgactccggatcccggcgtatatagacaccaaaagaaagacatttggggaagctgggttaatggaacatgacaggacacaggtacagacagagagaaggaagaaggaagatgtccccatgagaggacacaggtacagacagagagaagtaagatgtcccccgacaaactaagcctatatcagcaaaactaggggctgaatctaatcagccctaactatacgctttatcaaaaaggaaggtcttaagcgcactcttaaaaacggatagggtgtctgccgcccgaacacaaactggaagctgattccacaaatgtggagcttgataagaaaaggctctggctcccattatacttttagagactctaggaacaaccaacaaccctgcattcttggaacgcaatgccctagtaggccagtagggtataatgagttctttaaggtaagatggcgcctgcccattaagggctttgtaggcgagaagaagaattttaaattatatcctgtgttctatagggagccagtgtaaggcagccagaacaggagtaatgtggtcccttttcctaactctggttagtacacgagctgcagcattttgaatcagctgaagcgacttgactgacttcttggtactccctgataataaagagttataataatccagccttgaagtaacaaatgcatggactagtgtctctgcatcgttttgaggcaagatatgcctgatgtttgcaatgttacgtagatggaagtaggtggtccttgaaattgattttatgtgggcgttaaaggataaatcctgatcaaatataacaccaagattccttacagtctcactggaggccaaatgaatgccatccatagttagtatgtctttagataatttgtttcgtagattcttcgggccaagtacaataacttcagttttggtcgtgtttaacatcaaaaagtttaaggtcatccacgtttttaagtccttaaattttttatttagatgattaatttcatcaggcttgattgataaatatagttgagtatcatccgcataacagtgaaagtttacagaatgatttcttataatattgcctaacggaagcaaatatcatgtgaacaaaataggtccgagcactgagccctgtggcactccatggctaactttggtttgcgtggaagattcatcgttaacacgtacaaactgagagcgttcagacagataggacctaaaccagcctaaagcagttccctgtatgcccactaagtgctctagtctttgcaataggatatcatggtcgatagtatcaaatgcagcactgagatcgagcagaacaagaatagagacaagtcccttgtctgaggctattagaatgtcctttgtgactttaaccagagctgtctctgtgctatgatgtgttctaaagccagactgaaactcttcagataaatcattgttttttaagtaatcacacaactgttttgcgaccgctttctcaagaatctttgagaaatagaaataggtctatagttggctaaaacctctggatcgaggttgtgctttttaagaagtggTTTCATCACTGCtgctttgaatgattgtggaacatagcctgataataaagacatattcataatatttaataaagaagtgctaattaatggaaacacttccttcaacagcttagttggctgacagaaaccaacagaatctaatatagagttaaatgcaacagtaaggctatttttatcattgtcaacatgaatattaaagtcacctacgataattactttatctcttttaagaaccaaagttgataagaattctgaataaggacctggtgcactgtaacaaataagattggctgcaaagttttccaggtcggatgcgtaagactaaaaacgaggctttcaaaggaggtataatttaattttggtttagtattgataagtaaacttgagtcaaagatggctgcaactccacctcctcggcccgtgcctcgagcaatatgagtacagagttgaagaggtgggttagAAGTTAGAAATAGAAGTGGGGAGGACGGAGACGGGACCCTCTTGGGGATGGCCCATGGGGACGTGGAGCCGAGAAGGAGGCCTAGAAAATGTTTCCCGCTCTCAGGTATGATTGTGGTGATCAACTGAATATGGGCCGCACTGTTTCTCCTGATGTGCAGCAAATGCTTCTGTCTACATGGATCTTTGTGTGGGGCAATCAAACAGTGTTGGGATCAGCTGTCTCTGCGGCAGCTCAGCAGCCTCTTCACATGCGTGAACACCTCCTTTAACTTCAGTCCGTACACCACGGGGTTCAGTACAGTAGGTAGTAGAATCAGCATGGAGGTGATGAGAGTGGAGTCAGATTCTATGTTGCTCTGCAGGTGGCGAAGCATCAGATCTAAGCAGACGCTGATGGAATAGTTAAAGAAGACGAGCAGGTGAGGAAGACAGGTTTGTAGAGCTTTGCTGCTGAAGCTACGTGAGCGCCGCAGGCAGATGAAGAGGATCCTAGCGTAGGAGAAGAGAATGAAGGCTGCAGGCAGGAAGACTGTGGCTGTGACGATCAGCAGAATGAAAAGTCCACTCAGCTGCGCTTCAGCACCAGCGCAGCTCAGGCTCACAAGGCTGTAGATGTCGCAGTAGGCCCTGTCGAGCTGCGCCCTGCAGAGCGGTAAGCGGCTAACCAGCAGCGTTGTGACTCCCCCTAAAATAGCAGGCAGCATCCAGCAGAGAAGCAGCATCAGCACCACCTTGGCAGGAGTTACCAGCACAGCGTAGTGCATCGGGTGGCAGATGGACAGGTAGCGGTCAAAGGCCATGGCCGACAACAGCATGAAGCTAGCTCCACCAAGAGAGGAAACAAAGAAACCCTGGCACAGACACAAAGTCCGGGACACCTGCACCAAGCCGGCGCCGGACAGCAACAGATCAGACAGAAGTTTAGGATAAATCAGTGTGCTGCCTGTGAGAGAGTTCAGCAGAAATGATGCCACGAAGGCAAACATGGGCCGGTGAAGAGCTCGCTGCGAACAGATGATATAAATCACCAGAGAGTCACTGAACAACAGGAAGAGGTACAGCAACAAAAACACGAAGAATAAGAGCGAGCTGTGGCCAGACATCGAGGAGAAACCGACCAGCGTCAGGGACGAGGTCACGTTAAACCCTGCTGACGTCATGAGGAGACCCCACCAAACAACACGCTGTGACCTcaggtcaacaacaacaacagagctAACCAAcctgttaacatctaaataaaGGATATAACATTAGTTTATATCACATTGACATATACAGTAGTAATAAGGAAACTGGAATATATAGAacacacatttatttaacattcataTTTAACACGTGTATTCATAGAATATGAATTCACAGTTAATTAATCAGATACTAAAATATCTGCTTTGACATTAATGTATAGGTCAATGATAAATATCTATCACGAATCAGAAACAGGCAAAAGCATCATCGCAATGAACACGAAAAATGAGAAACATGACATTAATATATGTGAAATTAGTCATAAACCAGCAGAACAATCATCACAAGGAACACGAAACATGAGGAGAAACGGACCTGAATCCACCTGTTAAAATATTAATACATAACATTATGCATCACCACAGTGAACCATTCAATGTACGTGAACACGAAACGTGAGAAACATGAGAAAGAGACCTGACTCCACCTGTTTCAACAATTGTGTTAATACATACACAGAACATTAATAGTTATAAGATTCATTTAAAGAATGTTAATATATGATTAATCatgaaaacagagaaacataATCTCAGTAAACATGAGGAGAAACTGACCTGAATCCAGCTAGTTAAACATTAATGTGAATATATAACAATAATGTAAGAAACATTTATACATATgactttaaaataacatttataaGTGAGATATTAAACTAAGATTAGCACAAGGAACACGAAACGTGAGGAGAGACTGACCTGAATCCACCTGTTTAAACATTAACTTCAATTTATATAACATTAATATATACAGAATTAATATAAAGTACATATTTAGTTTCATAATGAATCAGGAAAAGGCAGAAAGATTATTACCGTGAACACGAAACATGAGGAGAAACTAACCTGAATCCAGCTGTTGAAACATTTATGTTAATACATACACACAACATTAATAGTTATAACATTCATTTAAAGAATGTTATTATGATTAATCatgaaaacagagaaacataATCTCAGTAAACATGAGGAGAAACTGACCTGAATCCACCTGGTTAAATATTAATGTAAGAAACATTTATACATAAGACTTCAAAATAACATTTATAAGTGAGATATTAAACTAAGATTAGCACAAGGAACATGAAACGTGAGGAGAAACTGACCTGAATCCACCTGTTTAAAAATTAACTTCAATTTATATAACATTAATATATACAGCATTAATATAAAGTACATATTTAGGTTAATAATGAATCAGGAAAAGGCAGAAAGATTATTACCGTGAACACGAAACATGAGGAGAAACGGACCTGAATCCAGCCGGTGAAACATTTATGTTAATACATACACACAACATTAATAGTTATAACATTCATTTAAAGAATGTTAATATATGATTAATCatgaaaacagagaaacataATCTCAGTGAACAAGAGGAGaagctgacctgagaccagctggTGAAACATTAATGTAGATATGATGAAGCACGTACAGAATCTCAGTGAACATGAGGagaaactgacctgagaccagctggtgaaacattaatgtagatatgatgaagcacgtacagacagagacagcatctcagtgaacatgaggagaaactgacctgagaccagctggtgaaacattaatgtagatatgatgaagcacgtacagacagagacagcatctcagtgaacatgaggagaaactgacctgagtccagctggtgaaacattaatgtagatatgatgaagcacgtacagacagaggcagcatctcagtgaacatgaggagaaactgacctgagaccagctggTGAAACATTAATGTAGATATGATGAAGCACGTACAGACAGAGGCAGCATCTCAGTGAACAAGAAGCTGTGAAGCTGCTTTTATCACCATCcttcttcctccgtggagatCATTGTATATTCATTAAAGGTCATCTGCCAATCACAAATATCTTGTTGTTTGGAATGGCAGGTTCTGAGAAGGCAATGTCAAGTTAATGTAAAACAGACATAAACATCTTCAAATAGTAAAAACTACTCATATGCTAAAACCTCTCGTTCTTAACACAGACTATATTCAGGGTCGATATGGGTTGAACTGagattcccacacacacactttaagatGTTCTGATACGCCCGACCGATACAAAGCACGGCTTTGAAGGAAAGGATGAAGTCACTAATCATGTAGTTGCTTTGAACTGTTCTTTGGTAAGTGTGCAGAGCAATGTTGATTTAAAGGTTGAATATTTGTGTATATATTAATGATTAATGTAAATTAATTCCAGTTAAATGTAACTATTAGGAAGACGGTTCTGTTTGTAATTCTTTCTGTTTTCATTGTGTTATTTGGTGGCATCAATGTGTGCATGTGATACAGGAGCAGTGTCTTTCGGGCCTCGTAGCCCTTAAGGTCAGAATAAAGAGATCCTCGACCACGCACCGCATAGAAAGGATCAACCTGTCTGGGAATGGATGCAAAACATCTGTTGTCTCATTATCATCTATTTGCTGAGGTTTGGTTTTGAGTCCAAACGTGTTAAAGCAGGAACACGTGCAGCGCTGTGGGCCGCTGGTTAGCATCTGTTCCCTTCATGAGCACATCCAGTGTGACTGACATCCAATTAACATTCATGGCAGAGCACACATTTAATTAACCAGAAAAAACCCAATCTTTCACTTATTCGGGATGGACATGATCCTCAGAGACGTTTAATTATATTTCAATCATCCGTCTTTCTTGGTCATTGTGCAATATTACTCATTATGAATAAAACACACCAGGACACAGCTCTTCGGGTCCCGCGGGAAAATACCCGTTGTGTCCTCGTTACGGCCTCTAATGTAATCTGACTGGCAGCTCAACGCCCTCTCTCAATCACTGTGCTGGACAAAGACGACAACTCCACTCATTTAATAAGCTTTTTACTTTAGAAATCATTAAggtgtgttaatatgtggagattatcctgctgaactaaaCGTATAAGAATCATAAACATTTgtttaaagagcaacttgcaggttagaGACCCCAGTGAATAAAGAGAGACAGCAagcgcatttcgtggcatctgcaggcagtggcaagtacttccggcatatgccacaacttaccgaggcatctgccgctgctcaacgggagttgccacaagatgccagagtaagagaaggtttactgtagctgccactcgccttccgtggccaatgctgctatttaaacccgtatttatcgtgtaaaatgtcgctgtttatgcatgactttatcgaactgatctgtacacaggactgatgatctgtacacagggttgggttgaaacggaatacatggaacggcgttacgtaatcagagtATAAAAATCAAGtagcctaactgtattcagctcgcgttacatttgattgaatctgattacagttactttcgtaaacctgaagtgaatacattttggaatacttattggaattattggtggaaaagtttcctcacaaaatgtaatattcattaccggcagagctGTGTGCACAGTGCAGCAGCATGTctgagaggccccgcccccgcacgcagtgagagagagatctttttaaaaatatattgaaagttagaaacggagatggttcgatAAAAGTGCAagataatgtttatgtagcatttctttattgtcgaaatgatgacatttcataacgggataaaatcaaagtgaatggcctgctgctgctgaaggcatggggcaaatATAACTGTCCTTTGCCTAATTTATAAAGTAAACCTTAGCATCTCACTAGCAGTGGCAACTGCAATCAGTTACAGCTGCCCTAAGTCTGTAGCCAAGTCTAATAACACCAGTGTACACGTTGCTGTGACCATacagatatttatttgttaattatttgtctttactagTAATAATACACCTGGTTTATCGTAGCAAGCAGTGGAAACTACCCTCAAGAAGCGACAATTGCCAAGGGCGTTGCAACCCTCACTCgccaatatttcatcataaatatagcacgtttgtttattttagcaaaccatgctccaagtaaaattgaatagaaatgatgatgtataatctttttgaaaattagagatcgcacatcagtcctgtgtacagatcagttcgataaagtcatgcctaaccaacaacattttacacgataaatacgggtttaaatagcagcatttgccacagaaggcgagtggcagctacagtaaagcttCTCTTACTCTgccatcttgtggcaactcccgttgagtaGCGGCAAGATGTGGCCTCTGTGGcagatgccggaagtacttgccactgcctgcagatgccacgaaatgagccAGGCCCTACTGTGATAATAAATGTGTAGGAAAATGATGGATACACTAGATTTTCCAAAAAATATACTCCACAGTGACTTCTGGCGACATTTTTACTTCCGCATAAAAAAAGACCACCCGCGTGACCTCCCGCGTGTGACGTCACATCAGGGAGAGCGGACGGTCTAACGTATGAATAAACATGGATCACAATAGAAGTTTTGACACGGAAGAGGTTGGAAATGTATATTTGAATGCATATGACGGACCACAACCATATAATTCTGAGACTGCTAGGCGTCTACGAGACCAGGAGCAGCCAAGGATTAGAAGAAATAACGGCCATCGGAGAGAAAGGTAGCAGTGGTGGCTCaaaacctgcaagttgctctttaacaAACTTGGTGCGTAGGTGCTGACTTGTctattaaaagtatttttgatacACTTTCAATTGTGCTTACAGCCAATTATTTTTACTGTACAAcatgaccggagagatttataTTCTACCATTTTTACAGTCAAATACCGGCTAACAGAAACACTGAGTATTGAAGAAAACTGTGACGCTCCTCTCGCTCCCAGGAGAGAAACTTAAAATAAagtggagtctctgagaaggttcaaacgGGTACTTTAATTAAGTAACGTGGTCATGGGACAAGCAGAAGGTAAAGAAGAGACAAATGCCGGTGTTGTCTCGGTGGTGGCAGCTGCGAAGAAGGAAGGGCAGAGTTGTGCTCACCCGCCGCCTTATATCCTCTCTCGTGCTGAAGAAGGGGGCCCCGCCTTAGTCTTCAATGTCCGagatcgcgttaaacagaggatttagacattttacattcattgcttacatccacacgccttttctcctccttatcgctttcataactttttatttattgcatTTAACGGCTGTAATTCATTACTTTAATAATACTGGAAATACTTTACGGCAGTTATCATTTACGGTAGTTCCGGATGTTGTCATACCAActcacgtctgtaaacaaaacgTATTAAAataactgtaccttcatttaaaaaaccctcctgttgtcttcgtttccccttactttggtgttcgcggtcaaatgtgaccggtcctgttttaactatTACATTagcacaaaaaccattaatcatcaccaaatttcatttaacaccctttcaaactgtaaatattgtatcagactacttgtatacatgaaaaactgcagtaaatatacaaataatagacactgaacatgtattgcgtgtgccaggtgtgattcacatggggggatgggcacataagagcgggaaatgtgtcaaattgttctgtgtgtttgtgagtgccaggtgtgattcacatggggggatgggcacataaggagGGGGGGAACACGTCTAGagtatgggtgtgtgtgtgggtgttttatctgatccggatggttactcgttccttttctttatggcggcaTTTTTGAGCGGtaacaccatgggtgttacaaagttgactaaatcatccaaaatgcaatgaaaagtggtgatcagcaattgtatatgttcaaacgtctactgtgaaggatatcataaagccttaatgcactcgaatgtaaaacaaaataatTATGATTGATggaagtagtaaatcggtcagctttgacccgaagacaacaggagggttaatattcagcaatagtaATATCTCGATGTCTATAGATGTAGTGTTAAAGTCAGTCGGCTTTGGTGTGCAATACTCTTTAGTTTAAACtaaattatgccataaaacattgattttaatttctaacagtatttgAATATAGAAACCACCCCACATGTATAGCTTTGTGTGGTGCAGGGTTCACGAGAGGATCCGCAATCGCACTTTGTTGCGTAGCTTCAGTGTCGTAGCCGAGATGCTGTTGATGGTGAGATGTGTCTGCCGTTTACTCTCAACTGTTTGACCGGTATGATGCACCATCCAGTACTGAGAGTGCATTTTAACATACTACATATTGGCCCTCATGCTCCCAGACAGTACACGTACATACAAAAGTACTGAGATGTCACTCACATAAAGTGAGAAGCCTGCAGGGCAGAGGTCAGGGCGGTAAAACATCCTGCAGATGATGAAATGATGTTTGTGGTTAATGAGCTGCAGCGTGGACTCTGTGGACTAACGAGCTCCGGCCTTAATGAGAGCTGTTAACGAGCTGCTCTCAGGTGACCTCATCAACACACTGACCTGTTTGCTTCCTTACATTGTGCTGCTGT
This window encodes:
- the LOC117443171 gene encoding olfactory receptor 6N2-like, whose product is MTSAGFNVTSSLTLVGFSSMSGHSSLLFFVFLLLYLFLLFSDSLVIYIICSQRALHRPMFAFVASFLLNSLTGSTLIYPKLLSDLLLSGAGLVQVSRTLCLCQGFFVSSLGGASFMLLSAMAFDRYLSICHPMHYAVLVTPAKVVLMLLLCWMLPAILGGVTTLLVSRLPLCRAQLDRAYCDIYSLVSLSCAGAEAQLSGLFILLIVTATVFLPAAFILFSYARILFICLRRSRSFSSKALQTCLPHLLVFFNYSISVCLDLMLRHLQSNIESDSTLITSMLILLPTVLNPVVYGLKLKEVFTHVKRLLSCRRDS